Genomic segment of Umezawaea sp. Da 62-37:
CTGGGAGACCGGGTACACCGCCCAGTTCGCCGTCAGGAACGACACCAGCGCCACCGTGTCGAGCTGGAAGGTCGAGTTCGACCTGCCCTCGGGCACCGCCGTGGGCGCGTACTGGGACGCCCTGCAGACCAACTCCGCCGGGCATTACTCGTTCACCAACCGCGACTACAACGGCACGATCGCGCCCGGCGCCACCGTGACGTTCGGCTTCAACGCGAGCGGGACCGCGAGCCCGGTCAACTGCCGGATCAACGGCGGCGCGTGCACCGGCGGCACCACCCCGCCCACCACCACGACGACCACGACCACCACCACGACGACGACCACCACGACCACACCGCCGACCACGACGCCGCCGCCCGCGACCGGGCTGCCCAAGCGGGTGCTCGTCGGCTACCTGCACGCCAGCTTCGCCAACGGGTCCGGGTACATCCGGATGAAGGACGTCTCCGACGACTGGGACGTCATCAACCTGTCCTTCGCCGAACCGACCTCGGCCACGTCCGGCCAGCTGCGGTTCACCCAGTGCCCGGTCGCCGAGTGCCCGAACGTCGAGTCCGAGGCCGAGTTCATCGCGGGCATCCGCGCCAAGCAGGCCGCGGGCAAGAAGGTGCTCATCTCCGTCGGCGGCGCCAACGGCCAGGTGCAGCTGTCCACGACGGCCGCGCGCGACGCGTTCGTCAGCTCGGCGTCGGCGATCATCGACAAGTACGGCCTGGACGGCATCGACATCGACTTCGAGGGCCACTCGCTCTCGCTCAACGACGGCGACACCGACTTCCGCAGTCCCACCACACCGGTGATCGTGAACCTGATCTCCGCGCTGAAGACGCTGAAAGCCCGCTACGGGGCCAAGTTCGTGCTCACGATGGCGCCCGAGACGTTCTTCGTCCAGGTGGGCTACCAGTTCTACGGCGGCCAGGGCGGCGCGGACAGCCGCACCGGCGCGTACCTGCCGGTCATCCACGCCCTGCGCGACTCGTTGACGCTGCTGCACGTGCAGGACTACAACTCCGGCCCCGTCACGGGTCTGGACAACCAGTACCACACGATGGGCGGCGCGGACTTCCACGTCGCGATGACCGACATGGTGCTGGCCGGGTTCCCGGTCCGCGGCGACGCCTCGAAGTTCTTCACCGGACTGCGGCAGGACCAGGTCGCCTTCGGCCTGCCCGCGAGCATCAACGCGGGCGGCGGGTTCACGTCGGTCGCCGACACGCACACGGCGCTGGACTGCCTGATGAAGGGCACGAACTGCGGCTCCTACAAGCCGAAGGGCGTGTACCCGAACCTGCGC
This window contains:
- a CDS encoding cellulose binding domain-containing protein, encoding MSRVLLARVAAVVTLVVGAVLVGLAPAYAAGVTATFTKSSSWETGYTAQFAVRNDTSATVSSWKVEFDLPSGTAVGAYWDALQTNSAGHYSFTNRDYNGTIAPGATVTFGFNASGTASPVNCRINGGACTGGTTPPTTTTTTTTTTTTTTTTTPPTTTPPPATGLPKRVLVGYLHASFANGSGYIRMKDVSDDWDVINLSFAEPTSATSGQLRFTQCPVAECPNVESEAEFIAGIRAKQAAGKKVLISVGGANGQVQLSTTAARDAFVSSASAIIDKYGLDGIDIDFEGHSLSLNDGDTDFRSPTTPVIVNLISALKTLKARYGAKFVLTMAPETFFVQVGYQFYGGQGGADSRTGAYLPVIHALRDSLTLLHVQDYNSGPVTGLDNQYHTMGGADFHVAMTDMVLAGFPVRGDASKFFTGLRQDQVAFGLPASINAGGGFTSVADTHTALDCLMKGTNCGSYKPKGVYPNLRGLMTWSVNWDRFNGFEFSKANRAYLPR